DNA from Cheilinus undulatus linkage group 20, ASM1832078v1, whole genome shotgun sequence:
AAGATTGGCAAAGTGTTACAAAATGAATGGGtgataaatggcaaaatgggttgtggagtggcacaaagggacaaaaattggtgaaagagTGGTTATAGagtaaaaaaggggcaaaagtatcaaaaatgggttaaaagtggcacaaaaattgcaaaaaagtaataaaaggggttaaaaagtgttaaaaatagaagaaaagtggcaccAAGAGGATAAAAgctgcaggaaaagtggtttataagtggttaagaatggcaaaacatgggttaaaaaggcaaaaaggggcaaaaatgatttaaaaatggccaaaaatatgGCACCAATAGTCTggcaaacattgattttaaagttgcgacaattgtttaaaaaaaatttaatgaaaaggggtaaaagtggGTAAACCATGCtgtaaaaggggttaagaggggttaaaatcatgcaaaaataggtaaaagaggaaaaaaggggcaaaaagtataacatgttaaaaaggcaaaaaagtgcaaaaaattacTGATAAggcattaaaaagtggcaaaatggatcaAAGAGTGGCTCAATGAGGataaaacttgcaggaaaagtgatttaaaatgggtgaaagaatagaaaaaaaatgaattaaagaggcaaaaatatcaaaaattggttaaaagtggcaaaaacagcagaaacagcctggcaaagtttcaaaaaagggttaaagagtggcaaaatgggtgaaaagtggcaatcattgatttaaatgttgcaacaattgttaaaaaatgtaatgaaaagggattcaaaagtggcaaaaatggatgaaagagtgaaggagtaaaatatgcaggaaaagtggtttaagaggggttcaaatcttgcaaaaataggtaaaagagGAACGAGgacaaaaagtttcaaaaaggggttaaaagtatcaaaaataggGGATagatagggatagatctcactggtaatgactaaaaagtcctgtgttttaaaagaatatacaaatactactacaataatatatcagatcaaaatatttctttaatttttgtgtatttgaaagtccagtccctgttgaaaataaatctggCCTTTGTTCAGATGTAATTGATGACCCCTGTTGTACATGTTACTGTGATGAAAAGGAAGTATGTATCCACAACCAAATCTCAACACTCATTATTGTCTACTCTGGAATATTCTGGCCTTAAGTGGTGTTCTGGCCAACACACCTGAGTGAATCCAGTAAAATATTATCCAACAAGTGTCCTACCCGAACCAATCCTTATTTCTCCATTACAGCTCCTCTGTATACTAAACAGCCATAATCCACAGCTAATCTTATTAGAGCCACATAAATATTTCAAGGCACTTCAACTAGCTCCccactctctttttctcttttatattTATGTGATCATTCCCCATCAACTTTGAATCAAACAATATTCCTAGGAACCGAAAAGTATGAACTTGTTGTAGTTCTAACCATACATCTGTGCAAAGGGCCTCGGACTTCAAGTTCCTGGGCCTGCACCTGAATGATGACCTAACCTGGAAAACCAACCCCAAAGTGCTGatcaaaaaggcacagcagcAACTCCACTTCCTGAGGGTCCTGAAGAGCAACGCCCTGGccaaggagctgctggtgtcCTTTTACAGATGCTCCATTGAAAGTGTACTGGCATACTGCATCCCagtgtggttctccagctgcactgctcaggagaagacagctctccagagggtcatcaacacagcacagaaaatcaaaggctgtgctctcctctcctcagaggagctgttcaggtccCGCTGTCACAGGAAGGCCATAGGCATCCTGAAGGACTCATCCCACCCAGCACGTCACCTGTTCCAACTGCTACCCTCAGGAAGAcagttcaggacaataagaaccAAAACTCTCTTGATGTCATGTTATACACTGAGAAACACTTTGGACTGGAGTCTGTTTTTTGTTATATTATACACTGAGAAACACGTTGAGCAGGGGtgtggtttttctttttgtgatataatgcactgattaaaaaacactttggACAGAAgtctggttttctttttttgtcagttttgacactttaaatcaCAGTGGACAGGAGtctggtttttctttttgttctatTATACACCTATGATCACATTGGACAGAAGTCTGGTTTCTCTTTTGTCATATTATACATTTAGAAACACTTTGGAGCAGTGTCTGGTGTCTCTTTTAGTCATATTGTACACCTATAATTACATTGGACAGAAGTCTGGTTTCTCTTTTTGTCATATTATACATTTAGAAACACTTTGGACCAGTGTCTGGTGTCTCTTTTCACCATATTATACACTTAAAATCACAGTGGACAGAAGTCTGGTTTCTCTTTTTGTCATTACTATACATTTAGAAACCCTTGTGACAGGTGTCTGGTGTCTCTTCTCGTAATATTTTACACTTAAAATCACATTGGACAGAAGTCTGGTTTCTCTTGTTGCCACATTGTACATTTAGAAAAACTTTGGACAGGAGTCTGGTTTCTCTTGTTGTCATATTACACACATAGAAATACTTTTGGCAGGATTCTGATTTCTCTTTTTGTCATATTATACACTGAGAAATATACTGGACAGGGGTGTGGTTTCTCATTTTTCTAAATGACAGACACTTTAAAAAGGGGTCTGGTTTTCACTTTGTGTCATATACTTATAACCACTTTGGACAGAGGTCTGGTCTCTCTTTTTGTCATACTGTACATTTAGAATCACATTGGACAGGAGTTTGGTTTCTCTTTTAGTCATCTTGTATACTTATAACCACAGTGGACAGATGTCTGGTTTCTCTTGTTGTCAGCTTATACACTTAGAAACACTTTTGACAGGATTCTGGTTTCTCTAATTTTCCATGTTATACACTGACAAATATACTGGACAGGGGTGTGGTTTCACTTTATGTCATATTATACACTGAGAAACACTTTGAAAAGGagttattttgtactttttgaaGTTTGACACTGAAAACCACATTGGACAGGAGTCTGGTTTCCCCTTTTTACACCTAGAAACACTTTAgtctgaaggttttttttttttttttttttaaatttagaacCCCTTTGGAAAGGAGTCTGGTCTGTCTTGTTGCCAAATGGCACTTTGAAACACTTTGGACAGGAGTCtgaattctctttttttattataatatacACTTAGAATCACTTTGGAAAGGagtctgattttcattttggtcaaaTGGCACTGAGAAATACTTTGGACAGGAGTCTCTTTTAGTCTCTTTTAGtcatattatatatttataatcaCATTGGACAGAAAACTGGTTTTGCTTTTTGTCATATTATGCATTTAGAAACACTTTGGACCAGTGTCTGGTGTCTCTTTTAGTCATATTATACACTTATAATCACATTGGACAGAAGTCTGGTTTCTCTTTTTGTCATATTATACATTTAGAAACACTCCAGACAGGAGTCTGGTTTCTCTTTTAGTCATGTAATACACTGAGAAACACTTTGGACAGGAGTGTGGTTTCTCTTTGTGTCATATTATACACTGAGAAACATATTGGACAGGGTTGTggtttttctttgtgttataTTACACACTGAGAAAAATTTTGAGCAAGagtctttttgtcctttttgaaagtttttttttttttttttttaactcagaatCCCTTTGGAAAGGAGTCTGGTCTGTCTTTTTGCCAAATGGCACATAGAAAAATTTTGGTCAGGAGTTtggtttcccttttttaatctaaaattcaGAAACACTTAAGACAGAAGTCTGTTTTTTACTTAGAACAACTTTGGACAGGAGTCTGGTGTCCCTTTTGCTCAAATGACACTAATAAACACTTTGGTAAGGAGTCTGATTTTCTTTCCTGTCAAATGGCACTTAGAAACATTTTGTATAGTAGTCTGATTCCCCTTTTTCAGATGGCAATTACAAACACATTGGACAGGagctgggtttccatggtaTTTAAATGAAACTTTGAAACACTTTGTGCAGGAGTCTGGTTTctctttttgtcatattttacaattaaaaacacTTTGGAGAGGAGTGTggtgtctttttttgtcatattataCAACGAAAAACACTTTGGACAGAAGTCTGGTTTCTCTATTTGACACACTATACACTGAGAACCACTTTGACAGGGGTGTGGTTTCTCTTTTAGACATATTACACGCGCAGAAACACTTTGGACAGGaatctgttttttcttaaatcattTTGGACAGTAGTCTGATTTTCCTTGTTGtcaaatgacatttaaaaacactttggACAGGACTCtggtttccctttttttttttttttttttttttaataactttggCCTGGagtctgatgtttatttttgtcaaatggTACTTAGAACCACTTTGGAAAGAATCTGGTTTCCATGGGTTTAAATGACACTTTAACACTTTGGACAATAGCCTGGTTTCCCTTTTTTCACAggacaatttaaaacaaattggACAGGAGTGGGGTTTCCATGGGTTTAAATGAAACATTGAAACACTTTGGACAGGAAGCTAGTTTCCCTATTTGTCATCTTATACACTTAAAACCACTTTGGACAGAAGTCTGGTGTCATTTTATGACATACTATACactgaaaaacacttttaacaGGAGCCTGGTTTCTCTTGTTGTCATGTTATACACTGAGAAACATATTGGACAAGGGTgtggtttcttttttgtcataCACTGAGGAACACTTTGGTCAGGAGTCggttttctctttctgtcatATTATACACTTAGAAACATATTGGACAAGGGTGTGGTTTGTGTTTTAGTCATATTACACACTGAGAAACACTTTGGACAGGAGTCTGGTTTTCCTTTTATGTCAGTTTTGAGACTTTAAACCACATTGGACAGGAGTCTgggttttcctttcaaaaataaTACTTAGAAACACTTTAGAGAGAAGCCTTTACCTGTATTCAGACCCACTTTGGAGAggagtctgtttttgtttttcagatgaCACTTCTAAACTCTCGTCAGGAGTCTGATTTTCATTTATGTCAAATGGCACATAGAAACACGTTGGACAGAAGTCTGGTTTGTCTTTGCAATTAAATGACTTTAGTCAGAAGTCTGTTTTTACTTAGAACCACTTTGGACAGGACGTTGGTTTCCTTTTTCAAAtgacacttttaaaaactttggtAAGGAGTCTGATTTTCGTTTTGTCAAACGGCACTTGAAACATTTTGGACAACagtcttgtttccttttttaacatgACAATTAGAAACATATTGGACAGGAGTCGGGTTTCCATGGTATTTAAATGACACTTTGAAACACTTTGTGAAGGGTGTGTTATCTCTCAGTCATATTATacacttaaaaacactttgGAGAGGAGTCTGGTTTCTGTTCTTTTCATATTATACACTGAGAAACAAACTGAACAGGggagtgtggaaaaaaaaagtcagattatacactgagaaccactgtgGGCAGGGGTGTCGTTTTCTTTTAGTCATATTACACACTTAGAAACAAGTTGGTCAAGAGTcttgattttcatttctgtCAAATGGCACGTAGAAACATTTTGGTCAGGAGTctggttttccttttttaaaataaaacttataAACACCACCATTTTGGACAAAATCtggtttccctttttttttttaaataacacaaacatgttggtaaggactctgattttcttttttgtcaaatggCACTTGGAAACATTTTGAATAATAGTCAGCTTTTCCTTTATCAGATGACAATTAGAAACATATAGGACAGGAGCCTGGTTTGTCTTTTTTCAAATGACTCTTATAAACTCTTTGGTCAGAAGTCTGATTTTTTAGATTATACACCAAGAACCACTATGGACAGGGGTGTGGTTTCTATTTTAGTCATATTACACACTTAGAAACACTTTGGACAGGagtgtgatttttcttttagtcAAATGGCACttagaaacattttagtcagGAGTCtggtttccctttttaaaaataaaacttagaaACACTTCAGACAAAAGTCTGTTCTTTTAATCAGGACCACAGCTGATAAAGGatgatacttacagctgatatagctgcctttaaaaacacacttccAATGTGTTTCGCATCAAGCCTTCATCAGGaagtcaaacaaacagaagcctGGAAGCTGTATGTTCTTTTTAAATGGTCCTGACCAATAGGAACCTGCCAAATGGGTATCAAGGTAATGGCCCGCAGATGGTGTCAACATATAAAACGGCCAGCAGATGGTGTTATATAGGTCAATGGACACAAAAAACCTCAATTATagaaatatttacatatatacTAAATATTACAACAATCCAAGCAAATTGACCCCCCTCTCCCACACACCCATATGTACAGGGCAAGTCATGTGTACTCCTGTCCTAGGAGAGCagacaggcaaaatgcaaataCTTTTAATTATATCTAACCGTCAAAGGCATGAGAGAAAAGCAGTGTGTTCAGACCACTCCTAAAATAACTTTTACAGATCTCAGGTCAACAGCTAGCTTATTCCACAGAACAACACTGTAGTGACTAAATGCTCCTTCACCCGATTTGCCGTTTACTTTAGTTACATTTAGAGGGTCCATACCTGAAGATCTGAGTGACCTGGTTGGGTGATAGTGAGTGAGCAGGTCAGAAATGTACTGGGGTGCCATAACATTGAGTGATTTATAAACAAGAAGtagtactttttttttctttttttttgtaactttaattTATATCGATAATTTCAGCATCTTATATATATACAGCCCACTGATGAACATGTTGGCGttacatcaaataaaaatagttaACACAGATGAATTTATAACATTATAGACACTGTTGGGAGTTCAATTTCCAGTAGCAGTATATCTGTTCCATCACAATCAACATCAGAATTAAttgtcccttttctttcctgttgtaatgttgctgtattttgttttgaataatgTTCAGTTCTCCCACTTGTCATCCATTTGTGCTTCCTGTAATCTCAAACGATGCGTCAGTTTTTCCATTATGAAGATTTCTTTCACTGTCTCAAGCCATTGATCTTGGGTAGGTGGGTCTGCTCTGCCTCACTTCCTCGTAATAGATTTTTTCGCAGCTATCAACAGTATTTTTTATCAAGTATCCGTCCTTTATTTGTACAGTTCCCTCAGGTGAGTTAAAATGACACATATATAGAGTAACAGAAAACTCATAGGAATATTGTATCCTAATATTTCTAGTAGGGTTCTATGtacagctttccaaaaaaacagaatCTTATGGCATTTCCAAAATATGTGCGAGTGAGACACATCCATGGCTCCACAAGCTGTCCAGAATGGAAAACTTCTATTGGAGTGTTTGCTTTTAACTTCagtgtaatgaaaaaaaaacaaatcaaatttttccaagaaaactCCCTCCATATCCGTGAATTGGATGTTTGGTGTGTTTTCCACATGTCATGCCAGTTATCATCTGAAATGTTTATATTAGATTCTGATTCCCATTTTTCTTTGATATACTGAGTTAATAATTCTTATTTTAATTCCCTTATGTAGTTTTAGTATTAGCATGATCACACCATTCAAAGAAGAAGTACTTTATAATCAATTCTGTATCTGACTGGAAGCCAGTGAAGACTTTTTAGACTGGGTGTGATGtgttctgttttctttggtCCTGTTAGAATGTGAGCTGCAGTGTTTTGGATGAGTTGGAGatgatttattgtgttttttggaaGTCCAGCGTGGAGAGCATTACAGTAATCTAACCTGTTGGACATGAGTGCATGGACCAATTTTTCACAATCAGACTGAgacatgaaatatttaaattttgaaatgtttttaagtggTAGAAGGATGTTTTGGTCAGGGATGTCCCGATCCTGATCACATGTATCGGATCGGGGCCGatactaagcatttttaattgatcggCGATCGGCAATTTGATCTGATCAGCCCAGCCAATCATTTACGACAGGCCGTAAACGTGCCGGTAACAACAAACAGCAGTAGCAACATCAGCTTTCGTGTGTTAGATTGTCAGTGGTCTGGAAATACTTCAAAGTGAGAGCAAAAACAGTCCAACggccacttgcagcatctgtaacgCGACCGTTTCATGAGGcggtagcagcagagctgcattTAACTCCACAAATTTGATCTGTTGTCTCCGAAGACATGCAGCAGAATTCGGTGACTTCACTAcagcaacaggcagcttcaccGAAGCAACACACTCTGGACTTTCAGAGGAAAGACAAATACCCTTGAGAAAGTGATAAGgcaaaaagataacagaaaaggtGGTCAAATTCATCGCACTGGACAACCAGCCCATCTCGTGGTGGAGAATTTGGGTTTTTATCATCTTCTCGAGCTTTTAGACCCATGCTATGCCCTGCCTTCTCGACATTACGTTACTGACACTGCGTTGGCggagctgtacaacaaagtacGTGATAGCATACTagagaattttaaaaagcaacttcaTGGCCGTTAGCTTCACGACAGACATTTGGAGCTCAGATGTTTGCCCCATGTTACTGCTGAGTCTCACTGCACACTGGACTGAGTCCTCCACCTTCGAGTTAAAGCGTGCAGAGTTACATGCACGccagtttcattttaaagtaacagtgggtaaagaaataaaagtgaggggggaaaaagtgatgtaGCAGCTCTAGTTGCACTTTAGAAATTACACTGAAATAAGAGTGTTTGTATTTGACATTTGGGTTTTATTGCactgttaatgttttggttcatgtctctgattaagctgctacattttaataaggattgttgttttgaatctgtatgattcatatgtttttgatcctattcaagttaaactgtttacaccactttaaagtggagttggaatgtttttaactcatttgttgtgactaatagaGTCAAGTTAACTTCTAAGTGGAATTATAATacttaaaattcatttattgaattcaTATGTTATTGTTACTATTGAATCTGTTACACCACCGTGAATGATGGGTACTATCACAGTTCTTCTCTCATCAACCATCAAGTCAGCACCAATTCTGAGAGACCTGCCACATATTAGGAAGTTTACACATTATTGTCTGCATGGATCTTTAGGTGCTTGTCCAAAGTACATTTCCTGGTAAATGATCTTCCACAGGTACCACAGGACAATGGCTTTGTACCTGTGCGAGTACGAATGTGCTGATTCAAATCTGCTTTTACActgaatctttttccacaggaGCTGCAAGAGAAAGGCTTTTCACCTGTGTGTCTTCTCATGTGAACTGTCAAATTATATTTAAGTCTAAAAGATTTGTTGCAAATTGTGCAGGtatgtggtttttcacctgtatggatAGTTAAGTGCTGGTTCAAACgatatttatttgttaatgAAATCCCACAGGTTCCACAGGTGTATGGCTTTGTACCTGTGTGAGTTAGAATGTGATCATTCAAATTTGAATTCCGActgaatctttttccacaggtgctgcaggagtaaGGCTTTTCACCTGTGTGTCTTCTCATGTGGACTGTTAAATCACCTTTACGTCTAAAAGATTTGTTGCACTTTGTGCAGGtatgtggtttttcacctgtatggataattaagtgttttttcaaactacatttctgtgtgaatgatgttccacaggtaccacaggtgTGCGGATTTGTATCTGTGTGAGCACGGATGTGATGATTTAAATTTGATTTCACACagaatctttttccacaggtaCTACAGGAgaaaggcttctcacctgtgtgttttctgtctctatcTTGTCTTGGTTTTGATGTTTCAGTTATCTCTGAGTCTTTCTGCTTGTTCTCTTTGGGATCTTGATTCTCAGCAACATGAGAGTTGTGAGAAAGGAGCTGGAGTTCATGTTGTCCATCTGCATCTCTGTGCTCACTTTCCTCCTGAGTAGGAGTCAGCATTAACTTGTCAGTCTCCTCCTGATTGAGAGGctctccctcctgctcctctttaatctgtggaggctctggCTCCTCCTGGTCCAGACTAGACTTCCTCTCCTGGaggcagagctgctgctcagccacaacctcctcctccttacacaCATGTTGCTGTGGGACGTCTGGAGAtgcaaaagcaaaacaaagtcagggAGAGGAAACATGTCATTAGTGCCAGTATACAACAGTTTGTTCagccaaaatgttttatatcttTTCAATAACACATGATACAAATGACACATTCTTTGTCATATTAAAGACTGATCatgaaaataggcaaaagttTACACATGAGTACACATGTTGCTGTTTGTTCTATCCAAAAGCACTGCAATCTTAAATTTGGTAAAGATTTTGGTATGAGAACCTgggtttttattcatttattttggccAGCTGTGGCTTCCGTAGATTGAGCTACACAAGGTACGTTGGGATCAGGAGAAGAATGCCTTCTGTTTTCATGCTGCTGTACCACCACGCTGTTAACCCCCTGCAATAAAAGATTAAGGGTCAATGACGTGACgtgtccattttgccacttttcacccaattaagaTACTGTTGCCATCAtataccaattttttttctaattttttcccatttttgccacttcttttggacacattttccccagtttttgccactttaatccctttgatttcactttttgcccatctaagctgccttttgccatttagtgtcccttttttcctgttttgtttgcccatttttgccacctttgccataattttgtcacctttagacagtttttgccccttttcacaattttttcaccactttttgctcatttaagctaccttttggcATTAAATACCacgtttcctcttttttgcccatttttgtcacttcttttggacactttttcccagtttttgccacttcattgattcctttgttgccactttttgctcatgtaagctgcctttttgcctcttttagtcacttttctctcatttttttgccacatttttacgacttttggaccatttttgccacatttaacttatttttattactacTTCGAGCcgtttttttccacttagattgtggctcttgcaaaggtattttttttaccctttttagacaatttggccctttggtttagcagggttgagtaacactg
Protein-coding regions in this window:
- the LOC121528660 gene encoding putative GATA zinc finger domain-containing protein 25; the protein is MFSVERFRGFVNERLTAAAEEIWEVFSTAVVEYEAEINRQRRMLDIVWKPHIHLHRIDVPQQHVCKEEEVVAEQQLCLQERKSSLDQEEPEPPQIKEEQEGEPLNQEETDKLMLTPTQEESEHRDADGQHELQLLSHNSHVAENQDPKENKQKDSEITETSKPRQDRDRKHTDAPHSNMCLRRGVGGCGLRSSSSATRRGSPVWTRI